In the genome of Salmo trutta chromosome 18, fSalTru1.1, whole genome shotgun sequence, one region contains:
- the LOC115153344 gene encoding GTP-binding protein SAR1a isoform X1 yields the protein MKWISMAEKLHTSLRSPCSMQRLSTNTAKMFLLVKITDMSFIFNWIYRGLSGVLQLLGLYKKSGKLVFLGLDNAGKTTLLHMLRDDRLGQHVPTLHPTSEELTIAGMTFTTFDLGGHTQARRIWKNYLPAINGIVYLVDCADHERLQEAKIELDALLTDETIYNVPVLILGNKIDRQEAISEDALRGMFGLIGHTTGKGNVSLKELNLRPMEIFMCSVLKRQGYGDGFRWLSQYID from the exons atgaaatggatttccatggctgagaagctgcacacaagcctaagatcaccatgctcaatgcagAGACTGTCAACAAATACAGCAAAGATGTTTTTAtta GTGAAGATAACAGACATGTCGTTTATATTTAACTGGATCTACAGAGGCCTCAGTGGTGTGCTGCAGTTACTAG GTTTGTATAAGAAGTCTGGGAAACTGGTGTTCCTTGGTTTGGACAATGCTGGGAAAACAACCCTACTGCACATGCTCAGAGATGACCGACTGGGACAGCATGTGCCAACACTACATCCCA CATCAGAAGAGTTAACCATTGCTGGGATGACGTTCACAACATTTGATCTTGGTGGTCACACACAAG CCAGAAGAATCTGGAAGAACTACCTCCCAGCTATAAATGGTATAGTTTACCTGGTGGATTGTGCAGACCATGAGAGACTACAAGAAGCCAAAATTGAACTGGAT GCGCTGCTAACAGACGAGACCATTTACAACGTGCCTGTACTTATCCTCGGGAATAAGATCGACCGTCAAGAGGCAATCAGTGAAGACGCACTCCGAGGGATGTTCGGACTCATTGGACACACTACCGgaaag GGTAATGTGTCACTGAAGGAGCTGAACCTTAGGCCCATGGAGATCTTCATGTGTAGTGTTCTGAAGAGGCAGGGATACGGAGACGGTTTCCGCTGGCTCTCACAGTACATTGACTGA
- the LOC115153344 gene encoding GTP-binding protein SAR1a isoform X2, whose amino-acid sequence MSFIFNWIYRGLSGVLQLLGLYKKSGKLVFLGLDNAGKTTLLHMLRDDRLGQHVPTLHPTSEELTIAGMTFTTFDLGGHTQARRIWKNYLPAINGIVYLVDCADHERLQEAKIELDALLTDETIYNVPVLILGNKIDRQEAISEDALRGMFGLIGHTTGKGNVSLKELNLRPMEIFMCSVLKRQGYGDGFRWLSQYID is encoded by the exons ATGTCGTTTATATTTAACTGGATCTACAGAGGCCTCAGTGGTGTGCTGCAGTTACTAG GTTTGTATAAGAAGTCTGGGAAACTGGTGTTCCTTGGTTTGGACAATGCTGGGAAAACAACCCTACTGCACATGCTCAGAGATGACCGACTGGGACAGCATGTGCCAACACTACATCCCA CATCAGAAGAGTTAACCATTGCTGGGATGACGTTCACAACATTTGATCTTGGTGGTCACACACAAG CCAGAAGAATCTGGAAGAACTACCTCCCAGCTATAAATGGTATAGTTTACCTGGTGGATTGTGCAGACCATGAGAGACTACAAGAAGCCAAAATTGAACTGGAT GCGCTGCTAACAGACGAGACCATTTACAACGTGCCTGTACTTATCCTCGGGAATAAGATCGACCGTCAAGAGGCAATCAGTGAAGACGCACTCCGAGGGATGTTCGGACTCATTGGACACACTACCGgaaag GGTAATGTGTCACTGAAGGAGCTGAACCTTAGGCCCATGGAGATCTTCATGTGTAGTGTTCTGAAGAGGCAGGGATACGGAGACGGTTTCCGCTGGCTCTCACAGTACATTGACTGA